In one Pseudodesulfovibrio tunisiensis genomic region, the following are encoded:
- a CDS encoding NAD(P)H-dependent oxidoreductase — protein MKNVFILNGHEHYPFSPGRLNRTLTEMAEANLREKGHAVKTTTMLNDYDVEEEVEKHVWADVVILQAPVNWMGVPWSCKKYMDLVYTGGIDGRLSDGDGRTRQDGNRQYGTGGSLHDRKYMLSLTFNAPAEAFENPSQVFFAGSSVDDLFLPVHLNFKFFGMTPLPTFACFDVKKAPQIEADLQRFTEHLDRFLPPAS, from the coding sequence GTGAAAAACGTCTTCATCCTCAACGGACACGAGCATTACCCGTTTTCTCCGGGACGGCTGAACCGCACGCTGACGGAAATGGCCGAAGCCAATCTGCGCGAAAAAGGCCATGCGGTCAAAACAACCACCATGCTGAACGACTACGATGTGGAAGAGGAAGTGGAAAAGCACGTCTGGGCCGATGTCGTGATCCTTCAGGCCCCGGTGAACTGGATGGGCGTCCCCTGGAGCTGCAAGAAATACATGGACCTCGTCTACACCGGGGGCATCGACGGACGCCTGAGCGACGGCGACGGCCGCACGCGGCAGGACGGAAACAGGCAATACGGAACCGGCGGTTCGCTCCATGACCGGAAATACATGCTCTCGCTGACGTTCAACGCCCCGGCCGAAGCCTTTGAAAATCCATCGCAGGTCTTTTTTGCGGGCAGCAGCGTGGACGACCTGTTCCTGCCCGTGCATCTCAACTTCAAGTTCTTCGGCATGACGCCGCTCCCCACCTTTGCCTGCTTTGACGTGAAGAAGGCCCCGCAAATCGAAGCGGACCTGCAACGATTCACCGAACATCTGGACAGATTCCTTCCACCGGCCTCCTGA
- a CDS encoding ATP-dependent zinc protease, translating to MQRIGIVFMTCCLLVALVRPGAALAEDSVLVAGWVEQVLVSSPLEESSVAVAAKLDTGALTSSLHAEEVREDEQKGLVHFLFVTDDGSRVPMTCPFVRHVRIKRRPDGYQRRTVVAVRLRLGGKVLDTEMNLTDRSNFNYRLLVGRRDLAHGVLVDASRKNVLRTIRGSD from the coding sequence ATGCAGCGAATCGGAATAGTTTTCATGACCTGTTGCCTGTTGGTTGCGCTTGTCCGGCCCGGCGCGGCATTGGCCGAGGATTCGGTTCTTGTTGCGGGATGGGTGGAGCAGGTGCTTGTTTCCTCGCCGCTGGAAGAATCGTCCGTGGCCGTTGCCGCCAAACTGGACACCGGAGCCCTCACCTCGTCGCTGCATGCCGAGGAGGTTCGCGAAGACGAGCAGAAGGGCCTGGTTCATTTCCTGTTTGTGACGGATGACGGGAGTCGGGTCCCCATGACCTGTCCCTTTGTGCGTCATGTGCGCATCAAGCGCCGTCCGGACGGCTATCAGCGGCGGACCGTGGTGGCAGTCAGGCTCCGGCTCGGGGGCAAGGTGCTGGATACGGAAATGAATCTGACGGATCGGTCCAACTTCAACTACCGGCTGCTTGTCGGCCGCCGGGACCTCGCACACGGCGTTCTGGTGGACGCCTCCCGCAAAAACGTGCTCCGGACGATCCGGGGGAGCGATTAG
- a CDS encoding inactive transglutaminase family protein: MNNFQHRFLVLLLACVGLSVFAYKVWFLGFPLLPGQTSAFWKVEAHVDFEAQSGPAKIRLQTLDRVPGFVVTDEHYIGGRFGLHTVTRSGNAEAVWSRRKASGKQDIFYYATLRPERNWSWTPSSEPPRLFDPGFSPAELTAADALLSKAGMESADLETFVPLLMKALLHPGSDPNATYLLRDAHSRLEAVNMAVRVLSLAGIPAQSVHGIDLVTTSAAEVRHWLEIHDGTQWRMFDVARDRFATPRDFVPWWRGDAPLLAASGVKNPEVRLSVVKDTMAAMGDVSERLSATGSPLLEYSLLGLPVRAQAMYHMLLLIPVGALLLVFLRNVVGFSTFGTFMPVLIALSFRETELVWGLTLFSLVIILGLAVRLYLEHLKLLLVPRLASVLIVVVLLMAGISIVSYKLGMPRGISVTLFPMVILSMTIERISVIWDELGPWNAIRQALGTMGVAVLTYVVMINDLVGHLVFVFPELFLVLLALTLLLGRYTGYRLMDLVRFRAFLDR; the protein is encoded by the coding sequence GTGAACAATTTTCAGCATCGGTTCCTCGTGCTGCTTCTGGCATGCGTGGGACTCTCCGTGTTTGCCTACAAGGTATGGTTTCTCGGTTTCCCGTTGCTGCCGGGGCAGACATCCGCCTTCTGGAAGGTCGAGGCCCACGTGGATTTCGAGGCGCAGTCCGGCCCGGCAAAGATTCGGTTGCAGACCCTGGACCGCGTACCCGGTTTCGTGGTCACGGACGAGCATTACATCGGTGGCCGCTTCGGGTTGCATACCGTGACCAGAAGCGGCAATGCCGAGGCTGTCTGGTCCAGACGCAAGGCCTCTGGCAAGCAGGATATCTTCTATTATGCCACGTTGCGTCCGGAAAGAAACTGGTCGTGGACTCCGTCTTCGGAGCCGCCCCGGTTGTTCGATCCGGGCTTTTCTCCGGCGGAACTCACTGCCGCGGACGCACTCCTGAGCAAGGCGGGCATGGAGTCCGCCGATCTGGAAACCTTTGTGCCCCTTCTCATGAAGGCGCTGCTGCATCCGGGCAGCGATCCCAATGCAACCTATCTGCTGCGCGATGCGCACAGTCGGCTCGAGGCGGTGAACATGGCCGTCCGTGTCCTGAGCCTTGCGGGCATTCCGGCCCAGTCGGTCCACGGCATCGATCTGGTTACCACCAGCGCAGCCGAGGTCCGGCACTGGCTGGAAATTCATGACGGAACCCAGTGGCGCATGTTCGATGTGGCCCGGGACAGATTTGCCACCCCGCGCGATTTCGTGCCGTGGTGGCGGGGCGACGCGCCTTTGCTCGCGGCTTCGGGCGTGAAAAATCCCGAGGTCAGGCTGTCCGTGGTCAAGGACACCATGGCAGCCATGGGCGACGTGAGCGAGCGTTTGTCCGCGACCGGCAGTCCGCTTCTGGAATATTCCCTGCTCGGCCTGCCCGTAAGGGCGCAGGCCATGTACCACATGCTTCTGCTCATTCCCGTGGGCGCGCTCCTGCTCGTGTTTCTGCGCAATGTCGTCGGCTTTTCCACCTTTGGCACGTTCATGCCCGTGCTCATTGCCCTGTCCTTTCGCGAGACCGAACTGGTCTGGGGATTGACCCTGTTCTCACTGGTCATCATTCTGGGGCTGGCCGTGCGCCTGTATCTGGAGCATCTCAAGCTGCTGCTGGTTCCCCGGCTGGCCAGCGTACTCATCGTGGTGGTGCTGCTCATGGCGGGCATCAGCATTGTCAGCTACAAGCTGGGCATGCCGCGCGGCATTTCCGTGACCCTGTTCCCCATGGTCATCCTGAGCATGACGATCGAGCGCATTTCCGTGATCTGGGACGAACTCGGGCCGTGGAACGCGATCCGGCAGGCGCTCGGCACCATGGGCGTGGCCGTGCTTACGTATGTGGTCATGATCAACGATCTGGTCGGTCATCTGGTTTTCGTGTTCCCGGAACTCTTTCTCGTGCTGCTGGCCCTGACCCTGCTGCTGGGCCGGTACACGGGCTACCGTCTCATGGACCTTGTCAGGTTCAGGGCGTTTCTGGACAGGTAG
- a CDS encoding alpha-L-glutamate ligase-like protein → MRNPFARLTRAGVVGMNLRNADYVLPNNPRERYPLVDDKFITKELAVAAGLNVPELYGVVRAPHEVRDVPHMLEGHDAFVVKPARGSGGNGILVVSDRLGTRFRKPDDSLVAMDEIFFHVSNILSGMYSLGGMPDKALIEYCVRFDPVFDEIAYQGVPDIRIIVYKGVPVMAMLRLPTRESDGKANLHQGAMGCGVDIVSGVTTTAVWKNRTVEQHPDTLKPVAGVAIPGWTELLRQASLGYDVTGLGYLGVDFVLDRDRGPLMLELNARPGLAIQIANLSGLRPRLDCVDAAIENLHDVEERVAYAMRAFGS, encoded by the coding sequence ATGCGCAATCCCTTTGCAAGGCTGACCCGGGCCGGAGTCGTGGGCATGAATCTCCGCAATGCGGACTATGTCCTGCCCAACAATCCGCGTGAGCGGTATCCTCTGGTGGACGACAAGTTCATTACCAAGGAGCTTGCCGTGGCTGCCGGGCTGAATGTGCCGGAACTCTATGGCGTGGTGCGCGCTCCCCATGAGGTGCGCGACGTGCCGCACATGCTGGAAGGCCATGACGCGTTCGTGGTCAAGCCGGCCCGAGGTTCGGGCGGCAACGGCATTCTCGTGGTGTCGGATCGGCTCGGAACGCGATTCCGCAAGCCCGACGACTCCCTTGTCGCCATGGACGAGATATTCTTTCACGTCTCCAACATCCTGAGCGGCATGTACAGTCTGGGCGGCATGCCGGACAAGGCGCTCATCGAATACTGCGTCCGGTTCGATCCCGTGTTCGACGAGATCGCGTATCAGGGAGTGCCGGACATTCGCATCATCGTGTACAAGGGCGTGCCGGTCATGGCCATGCTGCGGCTGCCCACCCGGGAATCCGATGGCAAGGCCAACCTGCATCAGGGCGCAATGGGATGTGGCGTGGATATTGTTTCTGGCGTGACCACGACCGCGGTCTGGAAGAATCGGACCGTGGAGCAGCATCCGGATACGCTCAAGCCCGTGGCCGGGGTCGCCATTCCGGGCTGGACCGAACTGTTGCGGCAGGCCTCTCTTGGCTACGATGTCACCGGGCTGGGATATCTTGGCGTGGATTTCGTGCTGGACCGGGACAGGGGGCCGCTCATGCTGGAACTCAATGCCCGCCCCGGATTGGCCATTCAGATAGCGAATCTTTCCGGACTGCGGCCGCGTCTTGACTGTGTGGATGCCGCAATCGAAAACCTGCATGACGTGGAGGAACGGGTTGCCTATGCAATGCGTGCGTTTGGCTCGTAG